A window from Oreochromis aureus strain Israel breed Guangdong linkage group 16, ZZ_aureus, whole genome shotgun sequence encodes these proteins:
- the efhc2 gene encoding EF-hand domain-containing family member C2 isoform X2, with the protein MALPFLPGNSPNERLGKEKFHKSQHFDYSSGVPMLVGSEKPGIGGEHLVGQEIKSKYSVYPIGSGTGLPPWVTFDKQVLCFDAYFQETVPEAQSETYRIRKCKIYFFLEDDTIQVVEPEYKNSGIPQGTLIRRHRIPLPPPNEGQFYNLFHFNINQQMKLYSRTFTVTDCDSFTRNFLTKRGVHVNNPTTVPEDPYSSLREQLKKSMQPLRPYERHDTLKQFLDHDRKVLRFYCFWDDSQSIYVDLRELILHYFLVDDTIEIREVIPPNSGRDKVNKFLRRCRLPKHVPAKVKQPGEITDRTVLNVLTSSTMGNRYILDSLKTGAVHEEFYKDCDLIIGGEVNVWGRRVILADCDDFTKHYYHSKYGIEDFTPLQYKAPPAPKPLRPVPPYNGFGSEEDSLSFCQRLLPKPPRKDFQKFMEKDRYGLDSKVLNFQAKMITADPVDRERVFIISFYLSDDTISVFERPQKNSGVLGGKFLERGRVKKPGQELFKSQLSQYFTAQDLYVGGTLCLNSINFQLLDADEYTFKYMEQHAEEFPRANMGIIISKLRSLPEEKQSEIRKFLTLSDPSNTGFIPFESIRSLLLGLDCDLSEHEVLVLGRCFSERKQTQVDVGLMLAVAQDFLKKKAFEEFPKMARAFVDQDRHKTQRLSTKEIRTICKAFHLPVPNSLLEGLLSKFADGDEIDYHAFLAGINWLEHPAPPVMPEDTLKLLIASPASKPKLIAQSLLNYSAVLKKLQV; encoded by the exons ATGGCTTTACCGTTTCTGCCAGGGAACTCTCCCAATGAAAGA CTGGGGAAGGAGAAATTCCACAAATCCCAACATTTTGACTATTCCAGTGGAGTCCCTATGCTGGTTGGGTCTGAGAAGCCAGGCATTGGAGGAGAACATTTAGTTGGTCAGGagattaaatcaaagtactCCGTTTATCCTATAGGAAGTGGTACCGGTTTACCACCATGGGTAACCTTTGACAAACAG GTTCTGTGTTTTGATGCATACTTCCAGGAGACTGTACCTGAGGCTCAGTCTGAGACGTACAGAATCAGAAAGTGTAAGATCTACTTCTTCCTGGAAGACGATACCATACAGGTTGTGGAGCCGGAGTACAAGAACAGTGGCATTCCCCAAG GAACACTCATTCGTCGCCACCGTATCCCACTGCCTCCTCCAAATGAAGGCCAGTTCTACAACCTGTTCCATTTCAACATCAACCAACAGATGAAGCTGTACTCTCGCACGTTCACTGTGACTGACTGTGACTCTTTCACAAGGAACTTTCTGACAAAACGTGGGGTGCACGTAAATAACCCTACCACTGTACCTGAGGACCCCTACAGCAGCCTCCGGGAACAG CTCAAAAAGAGTATGCAGCCGCTTCGGCCATATGAGAGACATGATACGCTGAAGCAGTTCTTGGACCATGACCGCAAAGTCCTGCGCTTCTACTGCTTCTGGGATGACTCACAGAGCATTTATGTTGACTTGCGGGAGCTCATACTGCACTACTTCCTGGTTGATGACACCATAGAGATCCGGGAGGTGATCCCCCCAAATTCTGGCAGAGACAAAGTGAACAAATTTCTTCGTCGCTGCAGACTACCTAAG CATGTTCCAGCCAaagtcaagcagcctggagaGATAACAGACCGCACGGTGCTCAACGTGCTCACCTCCAGTACTATGGGAAATCGCTACATACTGGACAGCCTCAAA ACCGGAGCTGTCCACGAGGAATTCTACAAGGACTGTGATTTGATCATAGGTGGGGAAGTGAATGTGTGGGGCAGGAGAGTAATCCTCGCTGACTGTGATGACTTCACCAAACACTACTACCACTCCAAATATGGCATAG AGGACTTCACCCCGTTGCAATACAAAGCTCCACCAGCCCCTAAGCCCCTGAGACCTGTGCCCCCCTACAACGGCTTTGGCTCAGAGGAAGACTCACTGAGCTTCTGCCAGCGCCTCCTGCCCAAGCCGCCACGGAAAGACTTCCAGAAATTTATGGAGAAAGACAG GTATGGCTTGGACAGTAAAGTGCTGAATTTCCAAGCTAAGATGATTACAGCTGATCCAGTTGACAGAGAGCGGGTTTTCATCATCTCCTTCTACCTCTCCGATGACACCATCAGTGTGTTTGAACGCCCACAGAAGAACTCAG GTGTTCTTGGTGGTAAGTTTCTGGAGCGCGGTCGGGTAAAGAAGCCAGGCCAGGAGCTGTTTAAGAGTCAGCTGTCTCAGTACTTTACAGCTCAGGATCTGTATGTGGGAGGTACCCTCTGCCTTAACAGCATCAACTTCCAGCTTCTGGATGCTGATGAATACACATTCAAGTACATGGAGCAGCATGCTGAGGAG TTTCCCAGAGCCAACATGGGCATCATCATTAGCAAACTAAGGTCCCTTCCGGAGGAGAAACAGAGTGAGATAAGGAAGTTTCTGACTCTCAGTGACCCCAGCAACACTGGCTTCATCCCTTTTGAGTCGATAAG GAGCCTGCTGCTGGGCCTGGACTGCGATCTGTCTGAGCACGAGGTGCTGGTGCTGGGCCGGTGTTTCTCAGAGCGCAAGCAGACCCAGGTGGACGTGGGCTTGATGCTGGCTGTGGCCCAGGACTTCCTCAAGAAGAAGGCCTTTGAAGAATTCCCTAAAATGGCCAGAGCATTTGTGGATCAGGATCGACACAA gacaCAACGTCTCTCCACAAAAGAGATAAGGACCATTTGTAAGGCTTTCCACCTTCCCGTGCCCAACAGCCTGCTCGAAGGTCTTCTCAGCAA
- the efhc2 gene encoding EF-hand domain-containing family member C2 isoform X1, producing MALPFLPGNSPNERLGKEKFHKSQHFDYSSGVPMLVGSEKPGIGGEHLVGQEIKSKYSVYPIGSGTGLPPWVTFDKQVLCFDAYFQETVPEAQSETYRIRKCKIYFFLEDDTIQVVEPEYKNSGIPQGTLIRRHRIPLPPPNEGQFYNLFHFNINQQMKLYSRTFTVTDCDSFTRNFLTKRGVHVNNPTTVPEDPYSSLREQLKKSMQPLRPYERHDTLKQFLDHDRKVLRFYCFWDDSQSIYVDLRELILHYFLVDDTIEIREVIPPNSGRDKVNKFLRRCRLPKHVPAKVKQPGEITDRTVLNVLTSSTMGNRYILDSLKTGAVHEEFYKDCDLIIGGEVNVWGRRVILADCDDFTKHYYHSKYGIEDFTPLQYKAPPAPKPLRPVPPYNGFGSEEDSLSFCQRLLPKPPRKDFQKFMEKDRYGLDSKVLNFQAKMITADPVDRERVFIISFYLSDDTISVFERPQKNSGVLGGKFLERGRVKKPGQELFKSQLSQYFTAQDLYVGGTLCLNSINFQLLDADEYTFKYMEQHAEEFPRANMGIIISKLRSLPEEKQSEIRKFLTLSDPSNTGFIPFESIRSLLLGLDCDLSEHEVLVLGRCFSERKQTQVDVGLMLAVAQDFLKKKAFEEFPKMARAFVDQDRHKTQRLSTKEIRTICKAFHLPVPNSLLEGLLSKFADGDEIDYHAFLAGINWLEHPAPPVMPEDTLKFEVDVGFDGGGAAVKNINYSAFLQDAFSLPSNSSDTSA from the exons ATGGCTTTACCGTTTCTGCCAGGGAACTCTCCCAATGAAAGA CTGGGGAAGGAGAAATTCCACAAATCCCAACATTTTGACTATTCCAGTGGAGTCCCTATGCTGGTTGGGTCTGAGAAGCCAGGCATTGGAGGAGAACATTTAGTTGGTCAGGagattaaatcaaagtactCCGTTTATCCTATAGGAAGTGGTACCGGTTTACCACCATGGGTAACCTTTGACAAACAG GTTCTGTGTTTTGATGCATACTTCCAGGAGACTGTACCTGAGGCTCAGTCTGAGACGTACAGAATCAGAAAGTGTAAGATCTACTTCTTCCTGGAAGACGATACCATACAGGTTGTGGAGCCGGAGTACAAGAACAGTGGCATTCCCCAAG GAACACTCATTCGTCGCCACCGTATCCCACTGCCTCCTCCAAATGAAGGCCAGTTCTACAACCTGTTCCATTTCAACATCAACCAACAGATGAAGCTGTACTCTCGCACGTTCACTGTGACTGACTGTGACTCTTTCACAAGGAACTTTCTGACAAAACGTGGGGTGCACGTAAATAACCCTACCACTGTACCTGAGGACCCCTACAGCAGCCTCCGGGAACAG CTCAAAAAGAGTATGCAGCCGCTTCGGCCATATGAGAGACATGATACGCTGAAGCAGTTCTTGGACCATGACCGCAAAGTCCTGCGCTTCTACTGCTTCTGGGATGACTCACAGAGCATTTATGTTGACTTGCGGGAGCTCATACTGCACTACTTCCTGGTTGATGACACCATAGAGATCCGGGAGGTGATCCCCCCAAATTCTGGCAGAGACAAAGTGAACAAATTTCTTCGTCGCTGCAGACTACCTAAG CATGTTCCAGCCAaagtcaagcagcctggagaGATAACAGACCGCACGGTGCTCAACGTGCTCACCTCCAGTACTATGGGAAATCGCTACATACTGGACAGCCTCAAA ACCGGAGCTGTCCACGAGGAATTCTACAAGGACTGTGATTTGATCATAGGTGGGGAAGTGAATGTGTGGGGCAGGAGAGTAATCCTCGCTGACTGTGATGACTTCACCAAACACTACTACCACTCCAAATATGGCATAG AGGACTTCACCCCGTTGCAATACAAAGCTCCACCAGCCCCTAAGCCCCTGAGACCTGTGCCCCCCTACAACGGCTTTGGCTCAGAGGAAGACTCACTGAGCTTCTGCCAGCGCCTCCTGCCCAAGCCGCCACGGAAAGACTTCCAGAAATTTATGGAGAAAGACAG GTATGGCTTGGACAGTAAAGTGCTGAATTTCCAAGCTAAGATGATTACAGCTGATCCAGTTGACAGAGAGCGGGTTTTCATCATCTCCTTCTACCTCTCCGATGACACCATCAGTGTGTTTGAACGCCCACAGAAGAACTCAG GTGTTCTTGGTGGTAAGTTTCTGGAGCGCGGTCGGGTAAAGAAGCCAGGCCAGGAGCTGTTTAAGAGTCAGCTGTCTCAGTACTTTACAGCTCAGGATCTGTATGTGGGAGGTACCCTCTGCCTTAACAGCATCAACTTCCAGCTTCTGGATGCTGATGAATACACATTCAAGTACATGGAGCAGCATGCTGAGGAG TTTCCCAGAGCCAACATGGGCATCATCATTAGCAAACTAAGGTCCCTTCCGGAGGAGAAACAGAGTGAGATAAGGAAGTTTCTGACTCTCAGTGACCCCAGCAACACTGGCTTCATCCCTTTTGAGTCGATAAG GAGCCTGCTGCTGGGCCTGGACTGCGATCTGTCTGAGCACGAGGTGCTGGTGCTGGGCCGGTGTTTCTCAGAGCGCAAGCAGACCCAGGTGGACGTGGGCTTGATGCTGGCTGTGGCCCAGGACTTCCTCAAGAAGAAGGCCTTTGAAGAATTCCCTAAAATGGCCAGAGCATTTGTGGATCAGGATCGACACAA gacaCAACGTCTCTCCACAAAAGAGATAAGGACCATTTGTAAGGCTTTCCACCTTCCCGTGCCCAACAGCCTGCTCGAAGGTCTTCTCAGCAA